The Amylolactobacillus amylophilus DSM 20533 = JCM 1125 genome contains a region encoding:
- a CDS encoding conjugal transfer protein — protein sequence MIIKIERKEKKEKPKKSKKPSKQRKVPMIKVGTHKKLTFVLWVLLIGSVGFGIYKNFTAIDTHTVRETEIIKQQIVDTNQVESFVKSFAKDYFSWQQSQEAIDKRNEKLTHYLTEELQVLNEEMIRKDIPTSSSVNDIQVWQVSQVNENTFEVLFSVEQVITEDKDKETISSSFHVVVHIDESDNMVIIKNPTMSKKPQKSDYQPKQLESDHTVDTETMDEITSFLETFFQLYPTATEKELTYYVSNHVLPMINKEYVFEELVNPIFTRKDNQVIVNVAVKYLDQETKATQISQFELILEKQDNWKIVK from the coding sequence ATGATTATAAAAATCGAGCGAAAAGAAAAGAAGGAGAAACCAAAGAAATCTAAAAAACCGAGCAAGCAAAGAAAAGTTCCGATGATTAAAGTTGGCACGCATAAGAAATTAACCTTTGTTTTATGGGTTTTATTGATTGGTAGTGTCGGATTTGGAATCTATAAAAATTTTACTGCCATTGACACTCATACTGTCCGTGAAACAGAAATCATTAAACAGCAGATTGTCGATACCAACCAAGTAGAAAGTTTTGTGAAATCCTTTGCGAAAGACTACTTTTCGTGGCAACAATCCCAAGAAGCCATTGATAAACGAAATGAAAAATTGACCCATTATTTGACGGAAGAATTGCAGGTATTAAATGAAGAAATGATTCGTAAGGATATTCCTACTAGTTCTAGTGTGAACGATATACAGGTGTGGCAGGTTTCTCAAGTGAATGAGAACACCTTTGAGGTACTGTTTTCTGTTGAACAAGTTATTACCGAAGACAAAGACAAGGAAACTATATCGTCTAGCTTTCATGTGGTTGTCCATATAGATGAATCAGATAATATGGTTATTATCAAAAATCCGACAATGAGTAAGAAACCTCAAAAATCGGACTACCAACCCAAACAGCTAGAAAGTGACCATACAGTAGATACAGAAACGATGGACGAAATCACTAGCTTTTTAGAAACGTTCTTCCAGCTCTATCCTACCGCCACAGAAAAAGAATTGACTTACTATGTAAGTAATCATGTGTTACCTATGATTAACAAGGAATATGTTTTCGAGGAATTGGTGAATCCTATCTTTACCAGAAAAGATAACCAAGTAATCGTGAATGTCGCTGTGAAATATTTAGATCAAGAAACAAAGGCAACCCAAATCTCGCAATTTGAGTTGATATTAGAAAAACAAGATAATTGGAAGATTGTAAAATAA
- a CDS encoding bifunctional lytic transglycosylase/C40 family peptidase has protein sequence MKLKITVICSVVFSLFFFLLLFLVIFFADDTDSGENNKDSSISQGGVTVSPEVLAHRPLIEKYGKEYGIEDYVSYILAIMQVESGGTAEDVMQSSESLGLPPNSLSTEESIKQGVKYFSELLTSAEQQGVDIDSVIQSYNYGGGFLNYVRSHGKKYTYELAEQFSKEKSGGQKADYPNPIAIPVNGGWRYNYGNQFYVQLVSQYLTDTSPTEFDDETVQVIMDEALKYEGFPYVFGGASPTTSFDCSGLIQWVYDKAGISLPRVAQDQYDATQEISMEEAQAGDLIFFHSTYNAGTYVTHVAIYLEGNRFYHAGDPIGYGDLSSRYWQDHLIGARRVIHN, from the coding sequence ATGAAGCTAAAAATAACAGTGATTTGTAGTGTGGTCTTCTCTCTCTTCTTTTTTCTCTTATTATTCCTAGTCATTTTCTTTGCAGATGATACGGACAGTGGCGAAAACAACAAGGATTCTTCTATTTCACAAGGCGGTGTGACCGTTTCACCAGAAGTGTTGGCACACCGTCCGTTGATTGAAAAATATGGTAAGGAATATGGGATTGAAGACTATGTTTCTTATATCTTAGCCATTATGCAAGTGGAATCGGGCGGTACAGCAGAAGATGTTATGCAAAGTTCCGAATCTTTGGGTTTACCGCCCAACAGTTTGAGTACCGAAGAGTCCATCAAACAAGGGGTTAAATATTTCAGTGAATTATTAACCAGTGCAGAACAACAAGGAGTGGATATAGATTCTGTTATCCAATCTTATAATTATGGCGGTGGCTTTTTAAATTATGTGAGGAGTCATGGGAAAAAATATACCTATGAATTAGCCGAACAGTTTTCTAAAGAGAAGTCGGGTGGTCAAAAAGCAGACTATCCCAATCCCATAGCCATACCTGTGAATGGTGGTTGGCGATATAACTATGGAAATCAGTTTTATGTTCAGTTGGTTTCACAATACCTAACCGACACTTCCCCAACAGAATTTGATGATGAAACCGTGCAAGTCATTATGGACGAAGCCTTGAAATACGAAGGGTTTCCCTATGTCTTTGGAGGGGCGTCGCCTACCACCTCTTTTGATTGTAGTGGCTTAATACAATGGGTGTATGACAAAGCTGGCATTTCTCTCCCTCGTGTCGCCCAAGATCAGTATGACGCTACGCAAGAAATCTCTATGGAAGAAGCCCAAGCAGGCGACCTTATCTTCTTTCATTCAACCTATAATGCAGGCACATATGTGACTCATGTGGCGATATATTTAGAGGGAAATCGCTTTTATCATGCAGGCGACCCAATCGGTTATGGCGACTTAAGCAGTCGTTATTGGCAAGACCATCTGATTGGGGCTAGACGTGTTATTCATAACTAA
- a CDS encoding CD3337/EF1877 family mobilome membrane protein, protein MTQKQKKFLHYSWITLLCVGVILLLLGTLGNAVQATGLVDETIDTSNEYSKYGLNHYQLDYYVDNSWGWLPWNWSDGIGQSVMYGLYAITNFIWTISLYLSNATGYLVKEAYALDFISQTSQAIGENMQTIAGITPNGFSSSGFYVGFLLLFILIVGIYVAYTGLVKRETTKAIRAVLNFVVVFILSASFIAYAPDYIAKINDFSKDVSTASLDIGTKIVLPDTDSQGKDSVDMIRDSLFSVQVKQPWLLLQYGSTDIETLGEDRVEKLLATSPDTNNGEDRENVVIEEIEDHDNTYLTLPKTISRLGTVFFLFVFNIGISIFVFLLTGIMIFSQVLFIIFAMFLPISFLLSMLPSFDGMGRHAITKLFNVIMTRAGITLIITVAFSISTMLYSLSASSPFFMIMFLQIVTFAGIYFKLGDLMSLFSLQSNDSQNMGRQVFRRPRQMMNRQTRRFQRSMSKIFRGKAGSTKQKTMTTKQNQTNKANHTRQNERTTPKKETALSNVKKQQGGIGQRLGEKTAHVLDTKNRLVNKRKQAKQQIQATPTHVKYALHQGKENVTHNVTDFKQSMADTKAQRKQQRMNQQEQKRKNIAQKRLELDKAKEKRRKENPSSPVQNNQQHVRKRQQTVTPVLSQNTKRENHQRPLKKEQKQKTPPKQFNQRKLNKRTDKRGQQT, encoded by the coding sequence ATGACACAAAAACAAAAGAAATTTCTTCACTATAGTTGGATAACGCTCCTTTGTGTGGGCGTTATTTTACTTTTATTAGGCACGCTGGGCAATGCAGTACAAGCAACAGGCTTAGTTGATGAAACCATTGATACAAGCAACGAGTATTCCAAGTATGGTTTAAATCATTATCAGCTTGATTATTATGTGGACAATAGCTGGGGCTGGCTGCCGTGGAATTGGAGTGACGGCATAGGGCAATCAGTGATGTATGGACTGTATGCCATTACCAATTTCATTTGGACGATTTCTCTTTATCTTTCCAACGCCACAGGCTATTTGGTCAAAGAAGCCTACGCCTTGGATTTCATTAGTCAAACGTCTCAAGCGATTGGTGAGAACATGCAGACCATTGCAGGGATTACACCGAATGGCTTTTCCAGTTCGGGTTTTTATGTCGGCTTCCTTCTTCTTTTTATTCTGATTGTTGGAATCTACGTTGCCTATACAGGACTGGTGAAACGAGAAACGACCAAAGCTATACGAGCTGTGTTAAATTTTGTGGTGGTGTTTATTCTATCAGCTTCCTTTATTGCGTATGCTCCCGATTATATTGCGAAAATCAATGATTTTTCCAAAGATGTGAGCACTGCCAGTTTAGATATTGGGACAAAGATTGTCCTTCCCGATACGGATAGTCAAGGCAAAGACAGTGTGGATATGATACGTGATAGCCTATTTTCTGTTCAAGTCAAGCAACCGTGGTTATTACTTCAATATGGCTCAACCGATATAGAAACCTTAGGTGAAGACCGTGTGGAAAAGTTATTGGCTACCAGTCCAGATACAAACAATGGTGAAGATAGAGAAAATGTAGTGATTGAAGAAATTGAAGATCATGACAATACCTATTTAACACTCCCGAAGACCATTTCCCGATTAGGAACAGTCTTCTTTTTGTTTGTATTCAATATTGGTATCTCGATTTTTGTTTTCCTTCTAACAGGAATCATGATTTTTTCGCAAGTGCTATTTATTATTTTCGCTATGTTTTTGCCAATCAGTTTCCTATTAAGTATGTTGCCGAGTTTTGATGGCATGGGCAGGCATGCCATTACCAAGTTATTTAATGTGATTATGACAAGGGCTGGTATTACCTTGATTATTACCGTTGCCTTTAGTATTTCCACTATGCTTTATTCGCTGTCAGCAAGTTCTCCCTTTTTCATGATTATGTTTTTACAAATTGTGACCTTTGCAGGGATTTATTTTAAACTGGGCGATTTAATGAGCCTATTCTCTTTACAAAGCAACGACTCTCAAAACATGGGCAGACAAGTGTTTCGCAGACCTCGTCAAATGATGAATCGACAAACCAGAAGATTTCAACGCAGTATGAGTAAGATTTTTCGTGGAAAAGCAGGGTCAACGAAGCAAAAGACAATGACAACAAAGCAGAATCAAACCAATAAAGCTAACCATACTCGTCAAAATGAACGGACTACACCAAAGAAAGAAACAGCACTTTCCAATGTGAAAAAGCAACAAGGCGGTATCGGGCAACGATTAGGTGAAAAGACAGCCCATGTATTGGACACGAAAAATCGTCTAGTCAATAAAAGAAAGCAGGCTAAACAACAGATACAGGCGACACCAACCCATGTCAAATATGCCCTTCATCAAGGAAAAGAGAATGTCACTCATAATGTAACAGACTTTAAACAATCTATGGCAGATACCAAAGCTCAACGCAAACAACAGCGTATGAACCAGCAGGAGCAAAAACGAAAGAACATTGCTCAAAAGCGTTTGGAGCTGGATAAAGCAAAAGAAAAAAGACGAAAAGAAAACCCATCATCTCCTGTTCAGAATAACCAGCAGCATGTTCGCAAGCGTCAGCAAACCGTCACGCCTGTTTTGTCACAAAACACTAAACGTGAAAATCATCAGCGACCATTGAAAAAAGAGCAAAAACAAAAGACACCACCGAAGCAATTCAATCAGAGGAAGCTAAATAAAAGAACGGATAAGCGAGGACAACAAACATGA
- a CDS encoding ATP-binding protein, translating to MAHPIKYIEDNLVFNHDGEVFAYYELIPYNYSFLSSDEKVQVHDNFRQLIAQNRDGKIHALQLATESSIRATQEQSKKEITGRLKEIAYEKIDEQTEALVSMIGDNQVDYRFFIGFKLLLNEQEVSVKNIGKDIQKAFAEFFHGVNHKLMGDFVSMPMSEIERFSKMEQLLESKLSRRFHIRPLGKDDFGYIIAHLYGQTGIPFDDYDYHLPKRYEDKKVLVKKYDIIKPTRCLIEEKQRYLRMEQEDTTTYVAYFTINSIVGELDFPNSEIFYYQQQQFTFPIDTSMNVEIVANKKALSTVRNKKKELKDLDSHAWESDNETSTNVVDALESVDELETNLDQTKESMYKLSYVVRVSAKNLDELKQRCDEVKDFYDDLSIKLVRPFGDMLGLHNEFIPSSKRYINDYIQYVTSDFLAGLGFGATQMLGENSGIYVGYNLDTGRNIYLQPSLASQGIKGSVTNALASAFIGSLGGGKSFSNNMLVYYSVLFGGQAIIVDPKAERGKWKETLPDIAHEINIVNLTSENDNKGLLDPYVILKLPKDSESLAIDILTFLTGISSRDSEKFPVLRKAIRSVTQSEQRGLLLVIDELRKEDTPISNSIADHIESFVDYDFAHLLFSDGNVTQSISLEKQLNIIQVADLVLPDSNSSFEEYTTMELLSVAMLIVISTFALDFIHSDRSIFKIVDLDEAWSFLQVAQGKALSMRLVRAGRAMNAGVYFVTQNADDLLDEKMKNNIGLKFAFRSTDLVEIKKTLEFFGVDKEDENNQKRLRELENGQCLVSDIYGRVGVMQFHPIFEELLHAFDTRPPVRNEGEK from the coding sequence ATGGCACACCCCATTAAATATATCGAAGATAATCTCGTATTTAATCATGATGGCGAAGTATTTGCTTATTATGAATTAATTCCCTATAATTACAGTTTTTTAAGTTCCGATGAAAAAGTTCAAGTTCATGATAATTTCCGTCAATTGATTGCCCAAAATCGTGATGGTAAGATTCATGCCCTGCAACTAGCAACCGAATCAAGTATTCGAGCGACACAGGAACAATCGAAAAAAGAAATCACTGGACGATTAAAAGAGATAGCTTACGAAAAAATAGATGAACAGACCGAAGCGTTAGTTTCTATGATTGGTGACAATCAAGTGGACTATCGCTTTTTTATTGGTTTTAAACTCTTGCTGAATGAACAGGAAGTATCGGTCAAAAATATTGGCAAAGACATTCAAAAAGCATTTGCGGAATTCTTTCATGGCGTGAATCACAAGTTGATGGGCGATTTTGTTTCTATGCCTATGTCAGAAATCGAACGCTTTTCTAAAATGGAACAGTTATTAGAAAGTAAATTATCCAGACGCTTTCACATTCGCCCATTGGGGAAAGATGATTTTGGGTATATCATTGCCCACCTTTACGGTCAAACAGGGATTCCTTTTGATGACTACGACTACCATTTACCCAAACGATATGAAGATAAAAAAGTGTTGGTAAAGAAATACGATATTATTAAACCCACTCGCTGTTTAATCGAAGAAAAGCAACGCTACTTACGGATGGAACAGGAAGATACTACCACTTATGTGGCGTATTTTACGATTAACAGTATCGTCGGCGAATTGGATTTCCCCAATAGTGAGATTTTTTATTACCAGCAACAACAGTTCACTTTCCCGATTGATACCAGCATGAATGTTGAAATTGTTGCTAATAAAAAAGCTCTGTCTACCGTTCGCAACAAAAAGAAAGAATTGAAAGACTTGGATAGTCACGCATGGGAAAGCGACAATGAAACCAGTACCAATGTGGTGGACGCTTTAGAATCTGTCGACGAATTAGAAACCAACCTAGACCAAACCAAAGAATCCATGTACAAACTAAGCTATGTGGTACGGGTATCGGCAAAAAATCTGGACGAGTTGAAACAACGTTGTGATGAAGTAAAAGATTTTTATGATGATTTGTCTATCAAATTAGTACGACCTTTTGGCGATATGCTAGGCTTGCATAATGAATTTATTCCCTCAAGCAAGCGATATATCAATGACTATATTCAATATGTCACGTCGGATTTTTTGGCTGGTCTTGGTTTCGGAGCTACACAAATGCTTGGTGAAAATTCTGGTATTTACGTCGGTTACAATCTCGATACAGGCAGAAATATTTATCTCCAACCCAGCCTTGCAAGTCAAGGAATTAAAGGCTCTGTGACGAATGCGTTAGCGTCTGCTTTTATTGGTTCATTAGGTGGCGGAAAATCATTCTCTAACAATATGCTGGTCTATTATTCGGTACTCTTTGGCGGACAGGCAATCATTGTAGACCCAAAAGCTGAACGTGGCAAATGGAAAGAAACCTTACCTGATATTGCCCATGAAATCAATATCGTTAATCTCACGAGTGAGAACGACAATAAAGGGTTACTTGACCCTTATGTGATCTTAAAACTCCCGAAAGATTCAGAAAGCCTAGCCATTGATATTCTCACGTTCTTAACAGGCATTTCCAGCCGAGATAGCGAGAAGTTTCCTGTCCTGCGTAAAGCGATTCGGAGTGTCACTCAAAGCGAACAACGAGGGTTGTTATTGGTGATTGATGAATTGCGAAAAGAAGATACACCCATCAGCAATAGTATTGCTGACCATATCGAAAGCTTTGTCGATTATGATTTTGCCCATCTGTTATTCAGTGATGGCAATGTCACCCAATCCATTAGCTTGGAAAAACAACTCAATATTATTCAAGTGGCAGATTTGGTCTTACCCGATTCCAATAGCTCTTTTGAAGAATACACCACCATGGAATTATTAAGTGTGGCAATGCTGATTGTCATTAGTACCTTTGCTTTAGACTTTATCCACTCTGACCGTTCCATTTTTAAAATTGTTGACCTTGATGAAGCTTGGAGTTTTTTACAAGTGGCACAAGGAAAAGCTCTATCTATGCGTTTAGTTCGGGCAGGGCGTGCCATGAATGCAGGGGTCTATTTCGTTACTCAAAACGCCGACGATTTACTAGATGAAAAGATGAAGAATAATATTGGCTTGAAATTCGCCTTTCGTTCCACTGACCTAGTGGAAATCAAAAAGACCTTAGAATTTTTTGGCGTGGACAAGGAAGATGAAAACAATCAGAAACGCTTACGTGAATTAGAAAATGGACAATGTTTAGTTTCAGACATCTATGGTCGTGTAGGGGTTATGCAGTTTCACCCGATTTTTGAAGAGTTGCTTCATGCCTTTGATACCAGACCGCCTGTGCGAAATGAGGGGGAAAAATGA
- a CDS encoding conjugal transfer protein, which yields MKKIRSYTSIWSVEKVIYAINDLQLPFPITFTQMTWFIVSLFVVIIFGSLPPLSLIDGALLKYLGIPVVLTWFMCQKTFDGKKPYGFLKSIITYALRPKITYAGKQIRLNKEKMNESITIVRSEQLNGTPH from the coding sequence ATGAAAAAAATAAGAAGTTACACCAGTATTTGGTCAGTAGAAAAAGTGATTTATGCAATTAATGATTTACAACTCCCTTTTCCCATAACCTTTACACAAATGACATGGTTTATCGTTTCTTTGTTTGTCGTTATAATCTTTGGCAGTTTACCACCACTTTCCTTGATTGACGGAGCACTACTCAAATACTTAGGGATTCCCGTTGTCCTCACTTGGTTCATGTGTCAAAAAACCTTTGACGGGAAGAAACCCTATGGATTTTTAAAATCTATTATTACCTATGCTCTACGCCCTAAAATAACCTATGCTGGCAAACAAATACGATTAAATAAAGAAAAAATGAATGAATCAATCACGATTGTAAGGAGTGAACAATTAAATGGCACACCCCATTAA
- a CDS encoding IS256 family transposase produces the protein MTQVHFTLETEDIQSLIDQSVKDNAAKQILQTVFNQLMDEQRTDYIQATNYERSDDRRSQRNGYYERELTTRIGSLELKVPRTRDGEFAPTVFERYQRNEKALLASMLEMYISGVSTRKVSQIVEELCGKSVSKSFVSSLTAQLDPMVSEWQNRFLSDRSFPYVMTDVIYIKIRENHRVVSKSCHIAIGISEDGEREIIGFMIQDEESDETWSLFFDYLKTRGLSEVEMVISDAHKGLVKAIKKSFTNASWQRCQVHFMRNILNCIPKKDSKPFREEVKALFKFTDIETARKAKNTIVSAYSEQSKYHKACEKLDEGFEDAFQYAVVGKGQSRLKSTNLLERLNEEVRRREKVIRIFPNHASANRLIGAVLIDRHEDWLSSTRKYIQF, from the coding sequence ATGACCCAAGTACATTTTACACTGGAAACAGAAGATATTCAAAGTTTAATTGACCAGTCGGTCAAAGATAATGCGGCTAAACAAATTTTACAAACTGTATTTAATCAGTTGATGGACGAGCAGCGAACAGATTATATTCAAGCCACAAACTATGAACGATCAGACGATCGAAGAAGCCAACGCAACGGCTATTATGAAAGAGAATTAACGACTCGTATTGGCTCTCTTGAGTTGAAAGTTCCCCGAACACGCGACGGTGAATTTGCACCGACTGTATTTGAGCGGTATCAACGCAATGAGAAGGCTTTGTTAGCCTCTATGTTAGAGATGTATATTTCTGGTGTCTCTACACGTAAAGTCTCTCAAATCGTTGAAGAACTATGCGGTAAATCAGTCTCTAAATCCTTTGTCTCCAGTTTAACTGCCCAGTTAGACCCTATGGTCTCTGAATGGCAAAATCGTTTTCTATCAGACAGGTCTTTCCCTTATGTTATGACAGATGTTATCTACATCAAAATCAGAGAGAATCATCGTGTCGTATCTAAAAGCTGCCATATAGCGATTGGCATATCAGAAGATGGAGAGCGTGAGATTATTGGCTTTATGATTCAAGATGAAGAAAGTGACGAAACTTGGTCTCTCTTCTTCGACTACCTCAAAACCAGAGGGTTAAGTGAAGTGGAAATGGTCATTTCCGATGCCCACAAAGGCTTAGTCAAAGCCATCAAGAAGTCATTTACAAACGCTTCATGGCAACGATGCCAGGTTCACTTTATGCGTAATATCCTCAATTGTATCCCTAAGAAAGATTCAAAACCTTTCAGAGAAGAAGTCAAAGCACTCTTCAAATTTACGGATATTGAAACGGCTCGCAAGGCTAAAAATACTATAGTAAGTGCCTATAGCGAACAATCAAAATACCATAAAGCCTGTGAAAAACTAGATGAAGGATTCGAAGATGCCTTTCAATACGCCGTTGTCGGTAAAGGTCAATCGAGATTAAAAAGCACGAATCTTCTTGAACGGTTAAATGAAGAAGTCAGACGCAGAGAAAAAGTTATCCGAATCTTTCCGAATCACGCCTCTGCCAATCGTTTAATCGGTGCAGTTCTTATTGACCGTCACGAAGACTGGCTAAGCTCTACCAGAAAATATATTCAATTTTAA
- a CDS encoding antirestriction protein ArdA produces the protein MELKVYVANLGRYNEGELVGSWFTPPIDEEEMAERIGLNENYEEYAIHDFELPFDVDEYTPISEINRLCEAIQEIEGTPIYNELKEIQGMWFSSLEELLENKENIHCYSECDSMEDVARYYVEETGQLGEVPSNLQNYIDYQALGRDMEIEGNYLITSHGVFEYSN, from the coding sequence TTGGAATTGAAAGTCTATGTGGCAAATTTGGGACGGTATAATGAAGGTGAATTAGTTGGATCATGGTTTACTCCACCAATTGATGAGGAAGAAATGGCAGAAAGAATCGGTTTAAATGAGAACTACGAAGAATACGCCATACATGATTTTGAGCTTCCTTTTGATGTGGACGAATACACGCCAATTAGTGAAATCAACCGTCTATGTGAAGCCATTCAAGAAATCGAAGGTACACCTATTTATAATGAACTCAAAGAAATTCAAGGCATGTGGTTTAGTAGCTTGGAAGAATTACTGGAAAACAAAGAGAATATTCATTGTTATAGTGAATGTGATTCTATGGAAGATGTCGCCCGTTATTATGTGGAAGAAACAGGACAACTTGGTGAAGTACCTTCTAATTTACAAAATTATATTGATTATCAAGCTTTGGGACGTGATATGGAAATAGAGGGAAATTATCTTATCACCTCTCATGGAGTATTTGAGTATTCTAATTAA